The stretch of DNA AAGCTCCCAAGAGGTTCTGTGCACCTTCTCGTAAAAGCAATCAAAAAGCCAGCAAGTGAGCACTGGCATCGACAAAAATAGCCCTATTTCTCTTCATTATAAAGATATTGGTCATGATCTCTGCCATTTACTTGATGAACGAGGTTGCTGAAGCCAACCAAGAGCAAAATCCTCTATCCGCCAACAGAATATCGCCACCACCAACGACAATACGGCGTGCATTCAAGATGCGGGTAATAGGTCCCTTAAGGTGCTCGATGGACGGCGTAACCTGATCATTCATTGGTAATTCTCATTGTCTTTGCCTCTCTTCCCGAATCAGGGCATCAAGGAAGTGACCGAAACCAGAAATATTATACTATAAAATAGCCTTTGCAGCCATTATTTCAAAAATTCCTCCCCGGATTAAAAACCCTCAGCATCTATTAATAAAAATTTTATATAAATTGTGTAGGTATAATTAATAAAATTTTCCGATAAGTATTTGGTTCGATCATATATGAGCTAAAAAATTTACTTTCATTTATTTGCCACACTAAAAAATTTTTCATCTAATTTTAATCTACTCGCTCATAATAATAGTCAACACAAAATGACATTGTAATTTCGAGAGCTCAGGAACGAAAAATCTTACTTGCGACATGTTCAGGATAGTAAGAGATTTCTCACCTTGCTCGAAATCACAATTTAAGTACTTGCCAGGAGAGGTATTGTTTAACACCTGAGTAAAAAAGTTTCCGGGAATTGAGAGGGCGAAGCTATGCCTGGAATTTACAAAGGAGTAACATAACGAACGGGAAAAAATATATTCACCTTATGTCATACAAGAATGGGTCTTGTGATCTCCAAAAACGTCTTTTCGACATTATCTTAGTCATTCCGGCACTTATTATTCTTTCACCAATAATGATTCTCATTGCTCTTCTTGTTCGCCTTAAACTTGGGGATCCGGTGTTATTTTGCCAGCAGCGGCCTGGACTGGATAGTAAGCCCTTTCCTCTCTATAAGTTTCGAACGATGACTGATGTACGGGATACCCAGGGGAGATTGCTTTCGGATGGGGAGCGGCTTAGCCCTTTTGGCCGTTTTTTGCGCAGTACAAGTCTTGATGAACTGCCAGAGCTTTTTAATGTGCTCAGGGGAGACATGAGTCTGGTTGGACCGAGACCGCTTCTTATGGAATATCTTGACCGCTATACTCCGGAACAGGAGAGAAGACACAGGGTCAAGCCCGGTATTACCGGCTGGGCTCAAGTCAATGGCCGAAATGCCATTACCTGGGAGGAGAAGTTTGCCCTGGATGTCTGGTATGTAGACCATCGTTCGTTATGGCTGGATATGAAAATTATCTTTCTTACTATCTGGAAGACTCTTTGCAGGCAAAATATCAACCAGGCAGGACAGGCAACGGTAAAAAAATTCGAGGGTCAAAAGGCTGAGATACTATAGACCCGGCCTGAGCATAATTCACCTTCTTCAAATCTTTCTTTTTCAGATTCCCGGCTTCTTTTTCCAATACAACAAGTCTCAAAGCATGCGAGAGATCGTCATTTTCGGCGTAGGCGGTTTTGGCCGCGAAACAGCGTTCCTGATCGAGGATATTAATCTCCTCAAGCCCCAGTGGAAGTTATTGGGTTTTCTGGATGAAGATTCAGGTAAGCAGGGGAGCCGGGTAAATGGTTATCCGGTATTGGGCGGCATCGATAGATTTCTCCATAATCCGGAGGTATTTGTGGTCTGCGCTATCGGCAGCCCTTTGGCCCGGAAAAAGATCGTCGGGATTTTGGAGCAGGCAAACGCTCGATTTCCCAATATCATCCACCCTCATGTCATCTGTTATCACGGTAATTCGTTTGGCGTCGGGAACATTGTCAGCTCAGGCAATATCTTGAATGTCGATGTGACCGTTGGCAATCATGTTTGTTTTGAAATGGCTTCTACTATTGGCCACGACGTAGTAATCGAAGACTTCGTAAGCCTTATGCCGGGGGTGAACGTATCCGGCAATGTCGTCCTGGAGGAAGGCTGCTATCTGGGAACAGGATGCAAGATTATCCAGGGAAAGCGCATAGGGAAGTGGGCGATTGTTGGAGCCGGGGCCGTGGTCATCCATGATGTACCCCCTTACTCGACGGTGGCTGGAGTTCCGGCTACGGTAATCAAAACCCGGCAGGCAGCCGCGATAGAGGTAAATATAGAGGAAAATAGTGAAAGCAGGTCAATGGTTGTTGGAGAACTGTTGTTGGAGAAAGCCAAGGAGAAGCATCGATCATGGTAAAAGTCAAGCCGGTTGCAGGGACA from bacterium encodes:
- a CDS encoding sugar transferase; the encoded protein is MSYKNGSCDLQKRLFDIILVIPALIILSPIMILIALLVRLKLGDPVLFCQQRPGLDSKPFPLYKFRTMTDVRDTQGRLLSDGERLSPFGRFLRSTSLDELPELFNVLRGDMSLVGPRPLLMEYLDRYTPEQERRHRVKPGITGWAQVNGRNAITWEEKFALDVWYVDHRSLWLDMKIIFLTIWKTLCRQNINQAGQATVKKFEGQKAEIL
- a CDS encoding acetyltransferase produces the protein MREIVIFGVGGFGRETAFLIEDINLLKPQWKLLGFLDEDSGKQGSRVNGYPVLGGIDRFLHNPEVFVVCAIGSPLARKKIVGILEQANARFPNIIHPHVICYHGNSFGVGNIVSSGNILNVDVTVGNHVCFEMASTIGHDVVIEDFVSLMPGVNVSGNVVLEEGCYLGTGCKIIQGKRIGKWAIVGAGAVVIHDVPPYSTVAGVPATVIKTRQAAAIEVNIEENSESRSMVVGELLLEKAKEKHRSW